A genomic region of Anas platyrhynchos isolate ZD024472 breed Pekin duck chromosome 9, IASCAAS_PekinDuck_T2T, whole genome shotgun sequence contains the following coding sequences:
- the ECEL1 gene encoding endothelin-converting enzyme-like 1 isoform X1 produces MEKTYSLTAHYDEFQEVKYVSRYQSGTLPNGFALQLGAGAKKRGGGLPRWSRREICLLSGLVFAAGLCVILTCMLVLKYLAAEGDSYCLEGCQEKKAFLRASRFLSANMDATIDPCQDFYSFACGGWLRRHGIPEDKLVYGTIGAIAEQNEAKLRALLSRPVRRRAPASAERKVKEFFRSCLDRAEIDRLGPRPMLEVIGECGGWDASPGRGDLNELLYKTQGVYSAAVLFSLTVSLDDRNTSRYVIRIDQDGLTLPERTLYLGQDEESEKILAAYRVFMERLLTLLGAEHVEQKAQEILQLEQHLANITVSEYDDVRRDVSSMYHKVTLGELQRITPTLKWKRLLDRIFHDNFSEDEEVVLLATDYMHKVSDLIRMTPSRILHNYMLWRIVVVLSEHLSTPFRDAIHELSKEMEGNEKQLEPGKVCLSQANKHFGMALGALFVEEYFSSASKAKVQQLVEDIKYILDQRLDELDWMDEETRRAARAKLQYMMVMIGYPDFLLKPEAIDKEYEFEVDEKTYFKNILNSIAFSIRLSVKKIRQEVDKSAWVAAAPPGAQCLLPAQQEPDGVPRRHPAADPLRPRVPAVAELWWDRHHHRARADPRLRRLGGAVRPAREPGALVDGDVLQQVPEEGAVHRQPLRQLHRLQPAGERQTHAGGEHRGHGGAQARLLRLPEVGAGARPRAPPAPPEVHPRPALLHRLRPELVHQAAIPVHLPAGADGQARPGALQGPGQRLAVRGVRPCFPLPQELAHEPGAQVLGVVRPLSLRAGTLPVPIPAQVPPSACPPLQALFGAPPKYSPAAGGAKAEEPPGGGGMSSPPTGPSRPPPQTLPHTQLLRAGRVTQGCCGAVPCQKPGACPCASPIPSPSAPPLGWAGGRGDAILPGGTGTRTRAVFFAAVSGQ; encoded by the exons ATGGAGAAGACCTACTCGCTGACGGCCCACTACGACGAGTTCCAGGAGGTGAAGTACGTGAGCCGGTACCAGAGCGGCACGCTGCCCAACGGCTTCGCCCTCCAGCTGGGTGCCGGGGCCAAGAAACGGGGCGGGGGGCTGCCCCGCTGGAGCCGCCGGGAGATTTGCCTGCTCTCGGGGCTGGTGTTCGCCGCCGGGCTCTGCGTCATCCTGACGTGCATGTTGGTCCTCAAATACCTGGCGGCCGAAGGGGACAGCTACTGCCTGGAGGGCTGCCAGGAGAAGAAAGCCTTCCTGCGGGCGTCCCGCTTCCTCAGCGCTAACATGGATGCCACCATCGACCCCTGCCAGGATTTCTACTCCTTCGCCTGCGGCGGGTGGCTCCGGCGGCACGGCATCCCTGAGGACAAGCTGGTGTACGGCACCATCGGGGCCATCGCCGAGCAGAACGAGGCCAAGCTGCGGGCGCTGCTGAGCCGCCCCGTGCGCCGCCGAGCCCCCGCCTCGGCCGAGAGGAAGGTGAAGGAGTTTTTTCGCTCCTGCCTGGACCGGGCTGAGATCGACCGGCTGGGCCCGCGGCCCATGCTGGAGGTGATCGGGGAGTGCGGCGGCTGGGACGCCTCGCCGGGTCGCGGGGACCTCAACGAGCTGCTCTACAAGACGCAGGGGGTCTACAGCGCCGCCGTGCTCTTCTCGCTCACCGTCAGCCTGGATGACAGGAACACCTCCCGCTACGTCATCCGG ATTGACCAGGATGGGCTGACGCTGCCCGAGCGGACCCTCTACCTGGGGCAGGATGAGGAGAGCGAGAag ATCCTGGCTGCATACCGGGTCTTCATGGAGCGGCTGCTCACCCTCCTGGGGGCCGAGCACGTGGAGCAGAAGGCGCAGGAGATcctccagctggagcagcacctCGCCAAC ATTACGGTGTCCGAGTACGACGACGTGCGGAGGGATGTCAGCTCCATGTACCACAAAGTCACCCTGGGCGAGCTGCAGCGCATCACCCCCACG CTCAAGTGGAAGCGCTTGCTGGACCGCATCTTCCACGACAACTTCTCGGAGGACGAGGaggtggtgctgctggccacCGACTACATGCACAAGGTGTCCGACCTCATCCGCATGACGCCCAGCAG GATCCTCCACAACTACATGCTGTGGCGCATCGTGGTGGTGCTGAGCGAGCACCTCTCCACCCCGTTCCGCGACGCCATCCACGAGCTCTCCAAGGAGATGGAGGGCAACGAGAAGCAGCTGGAGCCGGGCAAGGTCTGCCTGAGCCAGGCCAACAAGCACTTTGGCATGGCCCTGGGTGCCCTCTTCGTCGAGGAGTACTTCTCCTCCGCCAGCAAGGCCAAG GTGCAGCAGCTGGTGGAGGACATCAAATACATCCTGGACCAGCGCCTGGATGAGCTGGACTGGATGGACGAGGAGACGCGGAGAGCGGCCAGGGCCAAG ctccagTACATGATGGTGATGATCGGGTACCCCGACTTCCTGCTGAAACCTGAGGCCATCGACAAGGAGTATGAG tttgaGGTGGACGAGAAGACCTACTTCAAGAACATCCTCAACAGCATCGCCTTCAGCATCAGGCTCTCGGTGAAGAAGATCCGGCAGGAGGTGGACAAGTCCGCGTGG gtggctgctgcccccccaggCGCTCAATGCCTACTACCTGCCCAACAAGAACCAGATGG TGTTCCCCGCCGGCATCCTGCAGCCGACCCTCTACGACCCCGAGTTCCCGCA gTCGCTGAACTATGGTGGGATCGGCACCATCATCGGGCACGAGCTGACCCACGGCTACGACGACTGGG ggggGCAGTACGACCGGCACGGGAACCTGGTGCACTGGTGGACGGAGACGTCCTACAGCAAGTTCCTGAAGAAGGCGCAGTGCATCGTCAACCTCTACGACAACTTCACCGTCTACAACCAGCGg GTGAACGGCAAACACACGCTGGGGGAGAACATCGCGGACATGGGGGGGCTCAAGCTCGCCTACTAC GCCTACCAGAAGTGGGTGCGGGAGCACGGCCCCGAGCACCCCCTGCACCACCTGAAGTACACCCACGACCAGCTCTTCTTCATCGCCTTCGCCCAG AACTGGTGCATCAAGCGGCGATCCCAGTCCATCTACCTGCAGGTGCTGACGGACAAGCACGCCCCGGAGCACTACAG GGTCCTGGGCAGCGTCTCGCAGTTCGAGGAGTTCGGCCGTGTTTTCCACTGCCCCAAGAACTCGCCCATGAACCCGGCGCACAAGTGCTCGGTGTGGTGAGGCCGCTGTCCCTGCGGGCTGGCACCCTCCcggtccccatccctgcccaggTGCCACCTTCTGCCTGCCCCCCTCTCCAGGCACTTTTTGGGGCACCCCCAAAATATTCACCCGCTGCAGGGGGTGCCAAGGCAGAGGAGCCCCCTGGGGGTGGGGGTATGAGCTCCCCACCCACGGGACCCTCTCGTCCACCTCCCCAAACCCTTCCCCACACCCAGCTGCTCAGGGCAGGGCGGGTGACCCAGGGGTGCTGCGGGGCTGTCCCGTGCCAAAAGCCTGGTGCTTgtccctgtgccagccccatCCCGTCCCCATCAGCCCCACCactggggtgggctgggggccggGGTGATGCCATCCTGCccgggggcacggggacacggACACGCGCTGTATTTTTCGCTGCTGTTTCTGGTCAATAA
- the ECEL1 gene encoding endothelin-converting enzyme-like 1 isoform X2, whose product MEKTYSLTAHYDEFQEVKYVSRYQSGTLPNGFALQLGAGAKKRGGGLPRWSRREICLLSGLVFAAGLCVILTCMLVLKYLAAEGDSYCLEGCQEKKAFLRASRFLSANMDATIDPCQDFYSFACGGWLRRHGIPEDKLVYGTIGAIAEQNEAKLRALLSRPVRRRAPASAERKVKEFFRSCLDRAEIDRLGPRPMLEVIGECGGWDASPGRGDLNELLYKTQGVYSAAVLFSLTVSLDDRNTSRYVIRIDQDGLTLPERTLYLGQDEESEKILAAYRVFMERLLTLLGAEHVEQKAQEILQLEQHLANITVSEYDDVRRDVSSMYHKVTLGELQRITPTLKWKRLLDRIFHDNFSEDEEVVLLATDYMHKVSDLIRMTPSRILHNYMLWRIVVVLSEHLSTPFRDAIHELSKEMEGNEKQLEPGKVCLSQANKHFGMALGALFVEEYFSSASKAKVQQLVEDIKYILDQRLDELDWMDEETRRAARAKLQYMMVMIGYPDFLLKPEAIDKEYEFEVDEKTYFKNILNSIAFSIRLSVKKIRQEVDKSAWLLPPQALNAYYLPNKNQMVFPAGILQPTLYDPEFPQSLNYGGIGTIIGHELTHGYDDWGGQYDRHGNLVHWWTETSYSKFLKKAQCIVNLYDNFTVYNQRVNGKHTLGENIADMGGLKLAYYAYQKWVREHGPEHPLHHLKYTHDQLFFIAFAQNWCIKRRSQSIYLQVLTDKHAPEHYRVLGSVSQFEEFGRVFHCPKNSPMNPAHKCSVW is encoded by the exons ATGGAGAAGACCTACTCGCTGACGGCCCACTACGACGAGTTCCAGGAGGTGAAGTACGTGAGCCGGTACCAGAGCGGCACGCTGCCCAACGGCTTCGCCCTCCAGCTGGGTGCCGGGGCCAAGAAACGGGGCGGGGGGCTGCCCCGCTGGAGCCGCCGGGAGATTTGCCTGCTCTCGGGGCTGGTGTTCGCCGCCGGGCTCTGCGTCATCCTGACGTGCATGTTGGTCCTCAAATACCTGGCGGCCGAAGGGGACAGCTACTGCCTGGAGGGCTGCCAGGAGAAGAAAGCCTTCCTGCGGGCGTCCCGCTTCCTCAGCGCTAACATGGATGCCACCATCGACCCCTGCCAGGATTTCTACTCCTTCGCCTGCGGCGGGTGGCTCCGGCGGCACGGCATCCCTGAGGACAAGCTGGTGTACGGCACCATCGGGGCCATCGCCGAGCAGAACGAGGCCAAGCTGCGGGCGCTGCTGAGCCGCCCCGTGCGCCGCCGAGCCCCCGCCTCGGCCGAGAGGAAGGTGAAGGAGTTTTTTCGCTCCTGCCTGGACCGGGCTGAGATCGACCGGCTGGGCCCGCGGCCCATGCTGGAGGTGATCGGGGAGTGCGGCGGCTGGGACGCCTCGCCGGGTCGCGGGGACCTCAACGAGCTGCTCTACAAGACGCAGGGGGTCTACAGCGCCGCCGTGCTCTTCTCGCTCACCGTCAGCCTGGATGACAGGAACACCTCCCGCTACGTCATCCGG ATTGACCAGGATGGGCTGACGCTGCCCGAGCGGACCCTCTACCTGGGGCAGGATGAGGAGAGCGAGAag ATCCTGGCTGCATACCGGGTCTTCATGGAGCGGCTGCTCACCCTCCTGGGGGCCGAGCACGTGGAGCAGAAGGCGCAGGAGATcctccagctggagcagcacctCGCCAAC ATTACGGTGTCCGAGTACGACGACGTGCGGAGGGATGTCAGCTCCATGTACCACAAAGTCACCCTGGGCGAGCTGCAGCGCATCACCCCCACG CTCAAGTGGAAGCGCTTGCTGGACCGCATCTTCCACGACAACTTCTCGGAGGACGAGGaggtggtgctgctggccacCGACTACATGCACAAGGTGTCCGACCTCATCCGCATGACGCCCAGCAG GATCCTCCACAACTACATGCTGTGGCGCATCGTGGTGGTGCTGAGCGAGCACCTCTCCACCCCGTTCCGCGACGCCATCCACGAGCTCTCCAAGGAGATGGAGGGCAACGAGAAGCAGCTGGAGCCGGGCAAGGTCTGCCTGAGCCAGGCCAACAAGCACTTTGGCATGGCCCTGGGTGCCCTCTTCGTCGAGGAGTACTTCTCCTCCGCCAGCAAGGCCAAG GTGCAGCAGCTGGTGGAGGACATCAAATACATCCTGGACCAGCGCCTGGATGAGCTGGACTGGATGGACGAGGAGACGCGGAGAGCGGCCAGGGCCAAG ctccagTACATGATGGTGATGATCGGGTACCCCGACTTCCTGCTGAAACCTGAGGCCATCGACAAGGAGTATGAG tttgaGGTGGACGAGAAGACCTACTTCAAGAACATCCTCAACAGCATCGCCTTCAGCATCAGGCTCTCGGTGAAGAAGATCCGGCAGGAGGTGGACAAGTCCGC gtggctgctgcccccccaggCGCTCAATGCCTACTACCTGCCCAACAAGAACCAGATGG TGTTCCCCGCCGGCATCCTGCAGCCGACCCTCTACGACCCCGAGTTCCCGCA gTCGCTGAACTATGGTGGGATCGGCACCATCATCGGGCACGAGCTGACCCACGGCTACGACGACTGGG ggggGCAGTACGACCGGCACGGGAACCTGGTGCACTGGTGGACGGAGACGTCCTACAGCAAGTTCCTGAAGAAGGCGCAGTGCATCGTCAACCTCTACGACAACTTCACCGTCTACAACCAGCGg GTGAACGGCAAACACACGCTGGGGGAGAACATCGCGGACATGGGGGGGCTCAAGCTCGCCTACTAC GCCTACCAGAAGTGGGTGCGGGAGCACGGCCCCGAGCACCCCCTGCACCACCTGAAGTACACCCACGACCAGCTCTTCTTCATCGCCTTCGCCCAG AACTGGTGCATCAAGCGGCGATCCCAGTCCATCTACCTGCAGGTGCTGACGGACAAGCACGCCCCGGAGCACTACAG GGTCCTGGGCAGCGTCTCGCAGTTCGAGGAGTTCGGCCGTGTTTTCCACTGCCCCAAGAACTCGCCCATGAACCCGGCGCACAAGTGCTCGGTGTGGTGA
- the LOC101804897 gene encoding intestinal-type alkaline phosphatase: MRLLAPLVLCLGLWAGLHAAGIPVEEENPSFWNDQAAAAIEASFKIQPRTNEAKNLIIFLGDGFGVPSITAARILNGQLQGKSGPETPLFLDSFPYTALSKTYSVDRQVPDSAATATAYLCGVKSNYKTIGVSAAARYGQCSTTKGNEVISVLERARKAGKSVGVVTTTRVQHASPSGTYAHVVDRNWYADSSMPQEAINQGCKDIAWQLVHNVDIHVILGGGRKYMTPAGTPDPEYPNEASENGTRKDMVNLIDTWLKERQGARYVWNRTELMKAVGDPNVKYLMGLFEPMDMKYEPLRNKTLDPSLSEMTEAAITILSRNPKGFYLFVEGGRIDHGHHEGMAKRALMEAVEFDHAISKASSLTNEADTLTVVTADHSHVFSFGGYLLRGTSIFGLAPLKASDLKSYTSILYGNGPGYVGGNRTELNDTIIESYDYKQQSAVPLSSESHGGEDVAIMAKGPMAHLFRGVQEQTYIAHVMAYAACLEPYTDCRQRNAAPPAHATPLAMLLPALFLPLFY, from the exons ATGCGGCTCCTGGCCCCCCTTGTCCTCTGCCTGGGGCTCTGGGCAGGGCTCCACGCTGCTGGCATCCCAG TCGAGGAGGAGAACCCATCCTTCTGGAACGATCAGGCAGCCGCGGCCATCGAGGCCAGCTTCAAGATCCAGCCCAGGACAAACGAAGCCAAAAACCTCATCATCTTCCTCGGGGATG GTTTCGGGGTCCCCAGCATCACAGCCGCCCGGATCCTAAACGGGCAGTTGCAGGGGAAGTCGGGTCCTGAGACCCCCCTTTTCCTGGATTCTTTCCCCTACACGGCTCTCTCCAAG ACGTACAGCGTGGACCGGCAGGTCCCCGACAGTGCAGCCACGGCCACAGCCTACCTGTGCGGGGTGAAGAGCAACTACAAGACGATAGGGGTGAGCGCCGCTGCCCGCTACGGCCAGTGCAGCACCACGAAGGGCAACGAGGTGATCTCGGTGCTGGAGCGAGCCCGCAAAGCTG GGAAGTCGGTGGGCGTCGTGACGACCACACGGGTGCAGCACGCGTCGCCCTCGGGGACCTACGCGCACGTGGTGGACCGCAACTGGTACGCGGACTCCAGCATGCCCCAGGAGGCCATCAATCAGGGCTGCAAGGACATCGCCTGGCAGCTGGTGCACAACGTGGACATCCAT GTGATCCTGGGGGGCGGTCGGAAATACATGACCCCCGCGGGGACGCCAGACCCTGAGTATCCCAACGAAGCAAGTGAAAATGGGACGCGCAAAGACATGGTGAACCTCATCGACACGTGGCTGAAAGAACGGCAG GGCGCCCGCTACGTCTGGAACAGGACGGAGCTGATGAAGGCTGTTGGGGACCCCAACGTGAAGTATTTGATGG GTCTCTTCGAGCCCATGGACATGAAGTACGAGCCGTTGCGCAACAAGACCCTGGACCCATCGCTCAGTGAGATGACGGAGGCGGCGATCACCATCCTGAGCAGGAACCCCAAGGGCTTCTACCTCTTCGTGGAAG GCGGCAGGATCGACCACGGGCACCACGAAGGCATGGCCAAGAGGGCGTTGATGGAAGCGGTGGAGTTTGACCACGCCATCAGCAAGGCGAGCAGCCTGACGAACGAGGCAGACACCCTCACCGTGGTCACCGCCGACCACTCGCACGTCTTCTCCTTCGGTGGCTACCTCCTGCGTGGCACCTCCATCTTCG GCCTGGCCCCCCTAAAAGCCTCCGATTTGAAGAGCTACACGTCCATCCTCTATGGGAACGGGCCGGGCTACGTGGGTGGCAACAGGACTGAACTGAATGACACCATCATCG AGAGTTACGACTACAAGCAGCAGTCCGCTGTGCCCCTCTCCTCGGAGTCCCACGGGGGCGAGGACGTGGCCATCATGGCCAAGGGCCCCATGGCCCACCTCTTCCgcggggtgcaggagcagaCCTACATCGCCCACGTCATGGCCTACGCCGCCTGCCTCGAGCCCTACACCGACTGCCGCCAGCGCAACGCCGCGCCCCCAGCCCACGCCACCCCCCTGGCCATGCTCCTTCCCGCCCTGTTCCTGCCCCTCTTCTACTGA
- the LOC101804710 gene encoding intestinal-type alkaline phosphatase, translating into MGRPLSPGTCLLLLLLAPLAAAASDAEKTPGYWNEGARRRLEAALALQPAAQRAKNIILFVGDGMGLPTVSAARIYKGQLAGGSGEESVLAMETFPHVALAKTYTIDRQVPDSAGTGTAYLCGVKTNAKTLGLSGAAAYGKCRTTFGNEVHSVLHRARLAGKSVGIVTTTRVQHASPGAAYAHSVSRSWYADADMPKEALRDGCKDIAHQLVHNTDINVILGGGRVYMAPRGTPDPEYPEDPAQNGTRRDGRDLVAEWLSTKQGARYVWDKKGLDAVDEDSVSHLMGLFEPKDMKFELNRNASTDPSIVEMTDKAIRILRRNPNGFFLFVEGGRIDHGHHSGRAKQALMEAVMLDRAVARAGELTVPSETLTVVTADHSHVFSFGGNTLRGSSIFGLAPKKAKDKRAYTSILYGNGPGYSIRDGGRPAASLPAVEDKDYRQQAAVPLDLETHSGEDVVVMAQGPMAHLFHGVQEQHYIAHAMAYAACLEPYAAEPRCRAPRRASRGTRGSPQTLFALLALCVAAHMAGG; encoded by the exons ATGGGACGGCCGCTGTCCCCTGGgacctgcctcctcctcctcctcctcgccccgcTCGCTGCCGCAGCCTCAG ACGCCGAGAAGACCCCGGGATACTGGAACGAAGGAgccaggaggaggctggaggcagCTCTGGCTTTGCAGCCGGCTGCCCAGCGAGCCAAAAACATCATCCTCTTCGTGGGTGACG GCATGGGGCTGCCCACGGTGTCGGCAGCTCGGATCTACAAGGGGCAGCTGGCCGGCGGCTCGGGCGAGGAGAGCGTCTTGGCCATGGAGACCTTTCCCCACGTGGCCTTGGCCAAG ACCTACACCATCGACCGGCAGGTGCCCGACAGCGCCGGCACGGGCACTGCCTACCTCTGCGGGGTGAAGACCAACGCTAAGACGCTGGGGCTGAGCGGGGCGGCCGCCTACGGCAAATGCCGCACCACTTTTGGCAACGAGGTGCACTCCGTCCTGCACCGGGCCAGGCTGGCGG GCAAGTCCGTGGGCATCGTGACGACCACACGGGTGCAGCACGCGTCCCCCGGGGCAGCCTACGCGCACTCAGTCAGCCGGAGCTGGTACGCCGACGCCGACATGCCCAAGGAGGCGTTGCGGGACGGCTGCAAGGACATCGCCCACCAGCTGGTGCACAACACGGACATCAAC GTGATCCTGGGCGGTGGGCGGGTGTATATGGCACCCAGAGGGACCCCAGACCCCGAATACCCGGAGGACCCGGCTCAGAATGGCACCAGGAGGGACGGGCGTGACTTGGTGGCCGAGTGGCTCAGCACCAAGCAG GGCGCCCGCTACGTCTGGGACAAGAAGGGCCTGGATGCAGTCGATGAGGACTCCGTGAGCCACCTCATGG gcCTCTTCGAGCCCAAGGACATGAAGTTCGAGCTGAACCGCAACGCCTCCACGGACCCCTCCATCGTGGAGATGACCGACAAAGCCATCCGCATCCTGCGCAGGAACCCCAACGGCTTCTTCCTCTTCGTGGAAG GCGGCAGGATCGACCACGGCCACCACAGCGGCCGGGCCAAGCAGGCGCTGATGGAGGCCGTCATGCTGGACCGGGCAGTGGCGCGGGCCGGGGAGCTGACGGTGCCCTCCGAAACCCTGACCGTGGTGACGGCCGATCACTCCCACGTCTTCAGCTTCGGGGGCAACACCCTGCGCGGCTCCTCCATCTTCG GGCTGGCCCCCAAGAAGGCCAAGGACAAGCGAGCCTACACCAGCATCCTCTACGGGAATGGGCCAGGATACAGCATCCGTGATGGGGGCCGCCCAGCTGCCAGCCTCCCCGCTGTGG AGGACAAGGACTACAGGCAGCAGGCAGCCGTGCCCCTCGACTTGGAGACCCACAGCGGGGAGGACGTGGTGGTGATGGCCCAGGGCCCCATGGCCCACCTCTTCCAcggggtgcaggagcagcaCTACATCGCCCACGCCATGGCCTACGCCGCCTGCCTCGAGCCCTACGCCGCCGAGCCCCGGTGCAGGGCACCCCGCAGGGCCTCCCGCGGCACCCGGGGCTCCCCCCAAACCCTGTTCGCCCTCCTGGCTCTCTGCGTGGCCGCCCACATGGCGGGGGGCTGA